Genomic DNA from Parambassis ranga chromosome 10, fParRan2.1, whole genome shotgun sequence:
GCGGTGTCAGCTGTAGAAAACGGGACTGAGGGGCAGAGAGAGGCGGACAGAGGGATTCATCTCCCCGGGTGGTTTTTACTGAAGTGCAACCGGCGGACTCCAGGTAAGAGGAAGGAGCGAGTTAAAGGGCGTTTTCTCACGACTCAGACGATAAAACAGATATTTAGTGTTAGGAGGGAGCGGAAAATAGGAATTACACCTCACTGCGACATATCTGCTGTGCTTCCACTCAGTAAGAAACACAGAggtattatttttaaaaaataaatgatgctAGCTAAAATGCGCACTAGCTTATTGTGGGCTTGAATATCAGAGCCACATTATGAAGTTATATTTATCTAACAATAATATAATTCATATATTTGCAGTATTttgtctgttatgatgctaaaagaaaaaaatatataaaatattttatagtAAAATGTTATATCCTTTACTGTAAAAATACTTCGAGCCTGGATAACacgtgtattttattttattattgtaactctcgtggttgttttttctGTGAATGGACTGCAGAGGTTAGCTGCAGCCGTGACTCAGGATTAATTTGATAAATGCACCGTCATTCTGAGCACAGACATGTGTGTCAGGCTCCAGAAACACACTCCTCAGACCGTATGACTGCATGAATGCATCCTCATCTAAATTCAAAATAATGCAAAAAGAAGCATTCAGACCACAGTGTAACTGAGTTGGTGAtagatttattttgttattattaggTCTTATATATTAAAGCCCGGGTGTTGAATTGTGAAATGGTGTTTCAGAAATGATAAATCGAAACACCATTTTGATTCTACATAAGATCATTAATTTTAAATTGACTTGACAGACAAGGACAAACCCTTGAAGAAAGGTGCCGTTCTTCCTGGAGCAGTGACATCTGGTGGCAGaaaaatattaatgttaatgttaatgttaccTTTGCAGATTTGATAGATTGAAGATAACACATTTCCTTTGGGGGTAAACTACTGTAAACGTATCTGTATGGCTGTAACAGAGTCACAGCAGCTGTTGTCATGGTGGAGATTTTGTGCGTGTTGTACAGTATATAAAAGCCTGGTGGTTTGCATTGGAGAGAACACTCATTCAGTATTCAAATATCCCGGTAATATCTTGGATAACTGTCATCAGGCAATGTGTCATGTGACCACTAGAGTTATTTTCTGTCAGCAGGGTCCCAAACAAACTGCGTTTGTTTGAAGTGTTTTTACAGATATTCGGTTCCCGTCCGTGCTCCTGTGCTTGACTATATGCACCCGCAAAGTTTGCatgctggagctgcagctcagGCTATTTGCTTGTTTCTCATGCTGCGACATGGTGATCGCACGAGATTTGGATGCAAAGAAGAATCCTGAGGATGTTGAATGTAATTTGAATCACATCAAACAGTCAGAGGCAGAAGTGTAAAAAGATTTTCTAGATGTTTACGATGTTAATGGACTTTGCATTTCTCTCAAACGGGAAATAAATCTGATTGTGTTAGAGTTCTTGTGGTAGATCTCTTTGCTCTGCTGTCTCTTATTCAGGTCTCAGGGATATCTCAGGCTAATCGGTCTTGATTTGTCTGAATGTCCTTGGTTTGTATTGATTGTCTGTGAGTGTAATACATCAAGTTGACATGTCTTCTGCAGCAGGAAGCTCCATCTCAGGCTCAATCTTATACACTCCTGGCTAATCTCATCATCTCCTATTACTGGTACTAATATTTTCTAGAGCGAGAGTTTCAAAATGTAAGATAGATAAACTCTCCATAGATTTTAACAGGCAGATGTGAATATATGACTCTCCTATTAACAGACTtgattgtgtttatgttttacagTGGGACATTACATATCCAAAAACAAGCACTTTGATATAAATAGCTTCCAACAAAAGCATCATAATAACCTTCTATGTCCTCCACTATAGGATCATATTACTCACAGACATTCTGCATAAATCTATTAGACGTAGAAGAGTCTCCAGGCTACAGTGCTAAATGGCTCTTTGTATCATAGATCAAGCTCCTGCCTTCTTCCTGGATCAGCTAACAGAGCTCTGCTGTTTGAGAGCTGCAGTATGGCTCCAGGCTGACCCATTTAACAGAGAAATAATGATAATAGGGcaagcaaagacacaaacacagtgacacataaCATAAAGActgggtgattttttttttacttctaacATAAgtctttatgtgtgtttctgaagtATTGCTATgaacataaaatatatttttttcaatacTCATACAGAAATGAGGGGTGATGATACCTTCTGATGTTGTGCAAATGATaggatcctttttttttacttctgagACCTCCACAGCTGCAAAAACATCCAACCTTGTAAAAATGGTGACCacactgacctcctcctccagaaGCAGTAGTCTGATGCTGATTATTTTCCCTAAAAATGGCAGACAGTCCCTTGCTATGTATAGTGCCCAAGGCACAAAGCATTTCAGGACCCAATGAACAGACGTGATGGTCATTTAGACCATCCACCATGttgtggaaataaataaattaaaatatttggCTTAAACTTTGTGCATGATTACTTAAAGGCATGTCCAGCAGCATTTCTTTACCCTGAACTGTGTATTTACACTCATGAAGAGCATACCTCAGTTACACTGTATGCTTTGTGTGTCGTACAGGTGTCAGTATGTCAACAAAGGTCAGCgctgaggagatggaggagatcAGGGAGGGTTTCCGGAAAGTGGGTGAGTAAATATGCATGTGTGCAGATATACTGCTGTGCAGTAttttatgtatgtttgtgtgtgtgtaacatctgACAGACAGGTGGTTTTCTTAGGATTTATGAAGGGAAATGAAACCTCTAATACACCCGCATGTCAGTTATTGGTTTTGTATTGTATTCAGTCCGTTCAGTTCAGTATGACAGGAGTGTCCAAAGGCTAAAAACATTCACCTAATGACTTTTAACCATTCTTATTGGTGGATATTGATACAGAAGAGCTCTTGGTGTGCTGTTTTTCCAGTCACTTTACTGAGCTAAGCCCTTAGAGTGATATTTACctgactcagactcagactcagacagTTGTATCTGTCCTCCCTCATCTCAACACATCTTCTAAAATGTCAAATTGTGAATTGCTTTAAAGGGCAAAACACTCATATATCAAAGAGGTCTGCCAAAATGTGATTAAACAGCATATTACTGTCTTCTGAGTAGTTTTCTTGTTATAACATAAAAGCTTTCACAGTATACTACCGGTCACTGTAGTGTCATTGCCCTCAGTTCTACTAACAAATTAAATATATGCCTCCTGATGTGTAGATTAGCAAACTGTCAACTgaacaaacagaagaacatcATGTTTTCCAAAGACACGCTTAAACTCCTGTTCCCTCCTTTCTATACTGTTCCTGCTGCCGCCACCCAACCGTGTTTAGATGTGGATGGTAACGGATACATCTGTGCTTCTGAACTCGGCAACCTCTTTCGTGAGGTGGGCTGTCCACTGCCCGGATACCAGATTAGAGAGCTCATGGATAAGCTGGACCACAACAAAGACAGCCACATCAGCATTGAGGAGTTCACGGCTGTAGGTAacactaactaactaactaactcaCTCACTAAAGTGATGCACAGCTTTActaacactgactgactgaaaaaTCTACCGCTGCAATATCAGATATACATTGATCTCACACGAAATGTAACTGTAAATTcattggtgttgtgtgtgttttgtgtgtcagatCTTCAGGGACCTGAAGGATGACCGCATGGCTCAGGGTTTCAGGAAAGCGCTCAACAAGAAAGAAGGCATCGTTGCCATCGGAGGCACTAGTGAGATTTCTTGTGAAGGAACCCAACATTCAATCTCTGGTTTGTAAATTAATGCAACTCCTGTGTAATAATTGAAACCGTCGTCATCATCAGATTGTGATTCTTATTCTTATCTTGACATGCATTACAGAGCAGGAGCGCTTTGCCTTTGCCAACTACATCAATACAACTCTGGATAAGGATCCCGACTGTAAAGGTGTTGTGCCCATTAACCCCAACACTAACGCTCTGTTCAAGGCTTTGGCAGACGGCATTGTGCTCTGGTAAGCCATCAGCTGCGACTTCACATCATAGTTTTCAGATCAGGTCCATAGGCTAacgtgtttttctttgttgtcgTTGTTGCAGTAAACTCATTAACCACTCTGTCCCGGACACCATCGATGAGCGGACCATCAATAAAAAGAAGCTGACACCTTTCACCACACAGGTCCCTTTATATCTTAATAATTACAGTATGTATGATGTTTAGTTGTCAGTTTCCTCCTGACATTTCTCCTGCTTTTCTAACTTTTATTGCCCAACAGGAAAATCTGAATTTGGCTCTGAATTCAGCTTCAGCTATCGGCTGCCAGGTGGTCAACATCGGAGCTCAGGATCTGAAGGAAGGAAAACCACACCTGGTGCTTGGACTCCTCTGGCAGATTATCAAGATAGGACTGTTCGCTGATATACAGCTTAGCCGCAATGAAGGTACACTATGTACAGCACACGGGCATGTAGCTGTTAGAATATGTTTTCTGTCtaagcatgcacacatgcacactttttAGCTTTAATTTAAAAGTATCCCCTCTTTCATTcttctctctgcatgtgtgcagcCTTGGCAGCGCTGCTAGAGGAAGGGGAGAGTCTGGAGGTGTTGATGAAACTCAGTcctgaagagctgctgctgcgctGGGCCAATTTCCATTTGAAGAAAGCTGGCATTAGCATATCAAACTTTTCTGGAGATATTAAGGTGAGACGTAGGTCACCATGGTGAAATAATATCCATATTCTCAACAGGTTTCTTTGGCTTGCTCAGAGGTGGTCCATGAGGGTTCCATGgttgaacaaaaataaaaagttaaatagAAGCTGCTTATCTTTGTTTTTGGCTACAGAGCTAGGCCAAATTGACTGGGTGTGGAACAGATATCACTGTTTCATTGtgtttaactgtgtgtttgtgtgtgtctgtttctgtgcaggACTCCAAGGCCTACTTTCACCTGCTTGAGCAGATTGCTCCAGATGGCAGCAAAGATGATATTCCACAGATTGATATCGATATGAACGGCCTATATGTGAGTTAACAGCTGCAATGTGCAAGTCTTTTGTTAACTTGTATAAtctattttattattacatatatacagtacatacacaCCAGAACATGCCCCATAAGTAACTGAGCATATCACTGGCACTTCCTGTTGATTTCTTCCTACTTCCTGTATGACTATATTAAGCTCATAGTATCATTCCTGGAGTTTGCCCTCACCACTTTTTAGAGCAAAATACACATGTATGatcttgtgctgtgtgtgtgtgtcaccaggAGAAGGATCTTACAAAGAGAGCCGAGTGTATGCTGAAACAGGCCGAACGCTTAGGCTGCCGACAGTTTGTGACTGCTACGGATGTAGTGAGTGGAAATGCAAAACTCAACATGGCCTTTGTGGCTACGCTCTTCAACAAACACCCTGCTCTCACCAAACCCGAGAACCAAGACTGGAATGTGGAGGGTAAGTGTGGATGAATAATCCCTCTCTCTTTAACATACTCCTGGACTTATCCTCGTCTGCTCTGGTTGCTTCTTGTTTATTATCAAGGTGAATCCAGGGAGGAGAGAACTTTCAAGAACTGGATGAACTCTCTGGGAGTCAGACCGCATGTACACTATATCTACGGGTCAGTATCTCACTGTCTGAAATGTCATATtggtttacatgtttacagcacatgtgtgtgttaatgcagGGATATGCAGGACGCCATGGTGATTCTGCAGCTGTACGAAAAGATTAAGGTGCCAGTGGACTGGGACAACCGAGTCAACCATCCTCCATTCAAGGCAGGAGTGGGCCACCTAAAAAAGGTAGAATTCCTTTTGAATGTCAGGTTTACATCTTTATGCTTGCCAGTCCAGGATCTACACTTAATAATTAGACATGGTGTAATAACATGCACTAaccatgtggatgtgtgtgtacatgaaagATTGAAAACTGTAACTATGCTGTGGAGCTGGGGAAGACGAAAGCACATTTTTCTCTGGTGGGAATTGGCGGACAGGATCTGTACGATGGAAACACAACCCTGACCCTGGCGCTGGTGTGGCAGCTGATGAGGAGgtgattcatttttaatggTCAAACCTAGACTTATGTTCAGTCAGCATCTACTGGTTTCCACATTGAGAATCTTGGAGCTGTTGTACAGGCCCGTACAGGAAGAGGGAGCTGTTGCTTTACTGCAGAATGTTAGCTGTTGTCACTTCTGTGTTCCATTTATAGTACCGTATATGTATAGTTTATAGTATATGACAAATATTGGATATAATTTGGATAGCAGCATAACACTGTTCCCAGTTACAAGGCATTGAATTACAACTGCTGACATCCACATGCAGGTACACTTTAAATGTCCTTGAAAATCTTGGAGATGGAGAAGTTGTTGGAGACAATCTGATCATTTCATGGGTCAACAAAACTTTGGCTGAAGCTGGCAAGAAATCATCTATCAAAAGCTTTAAGGCAAGTAAAGATACACTAATTTAATGGATGTAGATTAGAGTTTTCATTTGTATCTGTTACTTGATGTGGACTGATAATGGGATGTATGtatatttctttgtgtttagGACAAAACCATCAATACCAGTCTGCCAGTTCTGGAACTGATTGACTCCATCCAACCCAGCAGTGTGAACTTTGAGCTGGTTAGAACAGGAATCCTGTCAGACGAAGACAAATTGAACAATGCCAAGTAATCACCTACTAGCCTCTATTTTCAAAATTGATTGTTTGTAGTCTCTGAACATTTACATCCCATCGCAGTATATGTGTGACTACAAGGTCCCGCAAAACATTCTCTAATTTTGACGATTCCTGTTACCAGGTATGCCATTTCCATGGCGAGGAAGATTGGCGCTAAAGTCTACGCCCTACCTGAGGACTTGGTAGAGGTCAACCCCAAAATGGTGATGACCATCTTTGCCTGTTTGATGGGGAGAGGCATGAAGAGGGCTTAAAGGACACACCAAAGGACTTTGTGACACAGAGAGAGTGAACACAGCTACATGGTCTTTTTTATTCTGTAGTAGCCAAAAAAAAGTGAAGTAGTGCAAGTGATAAAGTGCAACTTTTATAACGGCTACCTGACATTAACATTACAGTTTGGGTTTGGGTTTATTTTCCTGGATCTTAGTTTTAGCTTTAGTTTAGCATGGTGAGAGTTGGGATAGATGccccacacaaaaaaaatctactggTTATATTCTTGCTTTTCCCTCCACTTGACCCTTTCCTAGCTGTGTTGCCTCAAAAGTTTAAAGTGTCACTGTTATAAGAGTTGCTGTACCTTCTAATGTGCCAGCCTGTTCACACCATGAGCATTTAGCCATAATAATTTTTACTGAATGCCTTTTggccttttatttttattaatagaTGACCAAAGCTGTGCAGTATAAAGTCTACATCCTCACACTAGATCTCTCCTTTTTTTACCTTTAACTTACTCAATGCAACCATTAAATAATAAGTCAGATATATGTGAAGCTAAATACTGATATGTACAATAAATTAAATCTAAAAGCTCTATTAACAACCGCTCACATGTAGAGAAATGCAAAGAGATCTATGCAGAAGTTTCTTTTCAAACATCCTAGCATCTGCACTTAACACAACAAAGCTGCTACAACCGTCTTCAGCAAAGCGGGAAATGCCTGTATAGAGAAGTGATGggtgtgcttcagtcattaagctgcttccctctcttTTAAAGCAAAGATCtctcatttgtcatgtgttatCTAAATCATATTATGACTGAAAGCTGCAGGTGAACATGTGGTCGGGTTTGAAAGTTACTGAcgtttgttgctgctgctgaaaacatTCCATTAGTTCCAGCTGGGTTTGATTTCGAAATGGTTCCTATTATTTGTTTGGATTGTTTGCAATATGGCAAAATTTCAGTGAGTACAATCAGATCagttatattaaataaaaacattttccatttaTTATTGGATATGTGTTTATTCTGTCCCATATGGAGTCTGCGCTGTGTTGAGTCAATCATAATAACATTATATAATAGcagaaagaacagaaaacaaTTATTGGAAGTAACTATGCATCAAAATGTTTAACAGTGGTCCATGTACTAAATGTATATATGCGTTTTTTATATTACAATGACATAAAGAAGATTTTGGTCACATATAACCCTGTAACAGGATGGAGGAATAAAGCAACAGTAATAACATCTCTTAATCATTTGTGTTTTATATGGAGGTGCAGCTaacatattatattttatagctCATTTTTATAGTTTGTGCTTCGGTATAGATGCCACTACTGAAGTATAGTAAGTCTATacttactatactatactatagtGAATGAAAAGAAAGGGGAGCTTCATGGGCCAATCAGATTTCAGTAATGCACACTTTTGTAAAATGAACCAACACACACCTGGATAACTTGTTAGGCTTTACATAAATCCGACTTTATTGACTGGAATAATCTAATGTAGATTAGGCCTTAGTGTAGGCCCTTCCTGCGTGCCTTTGTGAAAGACTCTAATTAAGATTTTTACCACAATTTGGTAAAATAATGGAACATTTGCCAGGTGATCACAGTTGTATGGATAATTTTTATCAATTTCTATTTTAATTCAGTTGataatctgtaaaaaaaaatggtttgtttctGGTGAATTTTATAGAATGTATAAAACACCAAACAACACATCCCATCTGAAGCACATTATGTCTCAATTCATAATGTGCATAAAAACACGTCTCCCTCTCAGTAATCAGgaggtttcacacacacaaagacacacaagcaGTTCAGAGGCCACTTCAAACAAGGTTCTTGAATTCAGATGAGCTTGCTAGTggaaaggaacacacacacacacacacacacacacacacacatacacacttgcacacacaatttgcaatttaAACGATGCTTTTGTCGAGAGCCATGTGATCATCCCTTTTATCAGTTACATTTGTTCACTCTATCAATCCAGCCTGTCCTCATCCGTGCTTCATGACTAATGGCTTGTGAGATCTAAGAAAATGACAGATAAATATTAGACTGGACTGTTTGCCTGGCTGAACATTAGGACATCTGAACATTCATCAGGTTTGTTGAACATCTATGTTTCCGACTCTACCTAATGTTGTTAAACCACTATACAGCCTGTTGCTATGCTGTCTGGTTTTATGTTGCGATGCCTGATGCAGGTTGACCTCATACTGGATGACCTCCCTTTTATTACTGTCAGTCTTCTTGTTTGTATGATGACTAGATGTGATTATTGTTTGCATTCGTTTTGGCTGtgagtggagtttttttttattatgagcaaaatgaaatgatttgagtgttccagtgtgtgtgtgtgtgtgtgtgtgtgtgtgtgtagtatgaCAGGTCTTCAGGATTCACACAGGCTGTCTGTGAAaacatggacagaggaggagagtgacCGAGCTGACAGCACACTAAGCAggtgcatcacacacacacgaaatcTGTACAAATATACCCTTCAATACTTGTGTACAGATCAGTTCAATGTACCCTTGAGTCACATGTCATGAAGCTATTTATTGgtcttttttaaattgtttaaatATAGATGTCATATTGCTTTTTATTTGCATatgatgtgtatgtatgtattgcTATTGTGTCTAGAgacacataaatataaaataaacaaaaaaactttccCTGTTTCTCTGCCAATCATGTCTTtagccccttatgatgtcatgaGGGGATAAGTCCAGTCTGCAGCTGGTTCCAAGTTTTCTTTTCTAAATTTCACCAGCAAGAAAGGCGCATGTCTCTCTTGGGAAGGTCAACAGGCATGATAGAATAATAAATCATTGTGTTGTAAGATGAAAGTAAAAAAGACCTGGAGACTTGTCCAGTAACTCATTTAGAATCTGGCAGGTGTTTGTAGTGATAGATTTACAACTTTGCAGTCCTTTCCAGCTCTTCAACACTACAGATTATTTAACcgccttttatttttaataaagccTCGTTGTTTTTGCCAtttactttttgttgttcttgattcactttattcttttttgtgtaaatatgtaGAGGACAGTCAATGTGTGATGACACTTCTTCTGAGCTTCAGAGAATGGCGGCCATCGACAGGAGAGACATAAATTCCCAGAATTCTTTTCGCGGGCGAGGGGCTTTGTCCAGGTATGACAGATGAGCATTTTTATTCACAGTTAGGCTATATATGGAGGTCTGCTGAATTTCAGACCATGACTGTTGTAATCACTACTTATAAATCCTACTTTTTGTCTGCCTGTCGATCTTCAGGATAGTTAGTATGGTGATGACGTTGAGAGAATGGGCTCAGAAGAGTTTGGCTGAGGAGACGGAACGTCCAGATTCCTTTTTGGAGCGTTTCAGAGGCCCTGCCAACATGGACATTCAGGCTCCATCCAGCAGAttcagtcacagccacacaggcTCTGACACAGAGAGTGAAATCAGACGCTCGAGACGCACgtaagaaaataaacacactgagcagagtgaaACATCAGCTTACACTAACACAGAactttatttctgtgtttttctctcaggAGGAGAAAGTGTAATATTCTGGTCTTATCCCCATCGGATAATGCATACTACCACTGGCTGATGGTGATTGGTACAGCAGTGTTCTATAACTGGACCTTACTAGTTGTCAGGTTGGTGGACtattagaccccgttcacactggggaaatcaatctggctagagcgggattcgggccatatctggatatatccagatagttTTTTACTGAGTTTGAACAACACGAAttcagatatatccagatagatACTTCCAGCTTCCCCGGTCGCGTACAAAAagtgtatgtaaacaaccattgaACTGCAACAGCTTCACcctttattttcgacagggctacaaagaaaGAACGCGCGACACAGGACCAAAATACAcacgacacatgcgcacacgtggtcctactgtggcctgaacagactctgtatattacgaggcggcacctagcggtttggaggacaacagaCAAGCCAGAAATAGCCGGATTGAGCATGGACAAGCGTGTGtgacagatttgaaaataggtctgaacgtatccagcttaaaggttatccagatacaatcctaccctagctggattgactttctccagtgtgaacggatgcttta
This window encodes:
- the LOC114442772 gene encoding plastin-3-like isoform X1, encoding MSTKVSAEEMEEIREGFRKVDVDGNGYICASELGNLFREVGCPLPGYQIRELMDKLDHNKDSHISIEEFTAIFRDLKDDRMAQGFRKALNKKEGIVAIGGTSEISCEGTQHSISEQERFAFANYINTTLDKDPDCKGVVPINPNTNALFKALADGIVLCKLINHSVPDTIDERTINKKKLTPFTTQENLNLALNSASAIGCQVVNIGAQDLKEGKPHLVLGLLWQIIKIGLFADIQLSRNEALAALLEEGESLEVLMKLSPEELLLRWANFHLKKAGISISNFSGDIKDSKAYFHLLEQIAPDGSKDDIPQIDIDMNGLYEKDLTKRAECMLKQAERLGCRQFVTATDVVSGNAKLNMAFVATLFNKHPALTKPENQDWNVEGESREERTFKNWMNSLGVRPHVHYIYGDMQDAMVILQLYEKIKVPVDWDNRVNHPPFKAGVGHLKKIENCNYAVELGKTKAHFSLVGIGGQDLYDGNTTLTLALVWQLMRRYTLNVLENLGDGEVVGDNLIISWVNKTLAEAGKKSSIKSFKDKTINTSLPVLELIDSIQPSSVNFELVRTGILSDEDKLNNAKYAISMARKIGAKVYALPEDLVEVNPKMVMTIFACLMGRGMKRA
- the LOC114442772 gene encoding plastin-2-like isoform X2, which encodes MAQGFRKALNKKEGIVAIGGTSEISCEGTQHSISEQERFAFANYINTTLDKDPDCKGVVPINPNTNALFKALADGIVLCKLINHSVPDTIDERTINKKKLTPFTTQENLNLALNSASAIGCQVVNIGAQDLKEGKPHLVLGLLWQIIKIGLFADIQLSRNEALAALLEEGESLEVLMKLSPEELLLRWANFHLKKAGISISNFSGDIKDSKAYFHLLEQIAPDGSKDDIPQIDIDMNGLYEKDLTKRAECMLKQAERLGCRQFVTATDVVSGNAKLNMAFVATLFNKHPALTKPENQDWNVEGESREERTFKNWMNSLGVRPHVHYIYGDMQDAMVILQLYEKIKVPVDWDNRVNHPPFKAGVGHLKKIENCNYAVELGKTKAHFSLVGIGGQDLYDGNTTLTLALVWQLMRRYTLNVLENLGDGEVVGDNLIISWVNKTLAEAGKKSSIKSFKDKTINTSLPVLELIDSIQPSSVNFELVRTGILSDEDKLNNAKYAISMARKIGAKVYALPEDLVEVNPKMVMTIFACLMGRGMKRA